A window of the Roseburia sp. 831b genome harbors these coding sequences:
- the folK gene encoding 2-amino-4-hydroxy-6-hydroxymethyldihydropteridine diphosphokinase produces MDFIKITNLKIFAHHGVFPEETKNGQFFYINAKLYLDCRAAGKTDDLTKSVHYGEACQFMTKFYEEHTYLLIETAAEKLAEALLLEYELLQKIELELCKPDAPIGLPFENVSVTIERGWHTVYLAMGSNMGEKDDYLAMGVEELKKQKEIRVTGVSDVITTKPYGVTDQDDFRNGAIAIQTLFTPQELLDVLHEIEEKAQRKRIRRWGPRTLDLDIIFYDKLVYEDENLIIPHVDMENRTFVLEPLMQLCPNYRHPILGKTVEQLLRVLKENKTE; encoded by the coding sequence ATGGATTTTATCAAGATTACAAATTTGAAAATTTTTGCGCACCACGGTGTTTTCCCGGAGGAAACAAAGAACGGACAGTTTTTTTATATCAATGCAAAGCTGTATTTAGACTGCAGAGCCGCTGGAAAGACCGACGATTTGACGAAGTCGGTTCACTATGGGGAAGCATGTCAGTTTATGACAAAATTTTACGAGGAGCATACCTATCTTTTGATTGAGACAGCGGCAGAAAAGCTTGCCGAGGCATTACTTTTGGAATATGAATTATTGCAGAAGATTGAACTTGAATTATGTAAACCAGATGCACCGATTGGATTGCCGTTTGAAAATGTGTCGGTTACAATTGAGCGTGGATGGCATACCGTATACCTTGCGATGGGCTCAAATATGGGCGAAAAAGACGATTATCTTGCCATGGGGGTAGAAGAACTTAAGAAACAGAAAGAAATCCGTGTAACGGGCGTTTCTGACGTGATTACGACAAAGCCATACGGCGTGACGGATCAGGATGATTTCCGGAATGGTGCAATTGCGATTCAGACACTTTTTACACCACAGGAACTTTTAGATGTACTTCATGAGATTGAAGAAAAGGCGCAGCGCAAGAGAATCCGCCGCTGGGGACCAAGAACACTGGATTTGGATATCATTTTTTATGATAAATTGGTTTATGAGGATGAAAATCTGATTATTCCACATGTTGATATGGAAAATCGTACCTTCGTATTAGAACCATTGATGCAGTTATGCCCGAATTACAGGCACCCGATTCTAGGGAAAACGGTAGAACAGTTGTTGCGTGTGTTAAAAGAAAACAAGACGGAGTAG
- a CDS encoding DNA gyrase/topoisomerase IV subunit A has product MKTEEQIIQTEYSELMQKSYIDYAMSVIIARALPDVRDGLKPVQRRALYDMYELGIRYDKPYRKCARIVGDTMGKYHPHGDSSIYDALVVMAQDFKKGLPLVDGHGNFGSIEGDGAAAMRYTEARLQKITQEAYLADLDKNVVDFVPNFDETEKEPSVLPVKVPNLLLNGAEGIAVGMATSIPPHNFAEVIDGVIAYMKNPDINTEQMMEYIKGPDFPTGGIVANKDDLLAIYSTGAGKIKIRGKVEVEQVKGGKERLVITEIPYTMIGANIGKFLNDVYSLVETKKTNDIVDITNQSSKEGIRIVLELRKGADVNNLKNLLFKKTKLEDTFGVNMLAVADGKPETMGLVPIIRHHVDFQYEIATRKYNTLLAKELEKKEVQEGLIKACDVIDLIIEILRGSKNVKEAKACLVEGETGNIKFKSEQSKKDAANLHFTEKQASAILEMRLYKLIGLEIEALLKDHEQTLANIANYEDILNNRATMAKVIIKELTAFKKEYARERKTEIANLEAAVVEEKKIEETDVVFLMDRFGYAKTIDVSAYERNKEAADNENKYILTCKNTDKICLFTNQGQLHLVKVLDLPYGKFRDKGTPIDNVSNYSSSQEDLVYVTSLGQIRGRMVLFATKTAMLKVVDGGEFDVAKRTTAATKLNEGDEVLFVHEITGEENMVMQSEKDMFLRIETGTIPEKKKGAVGVRGMKLSMGDSLTNVYLLDTEEPITVEVKGKEVVLNRLHVQSRDTKGVKK; this is encoded by the coding sequence ATGAAGACAGAGGAACAGATTATTCAGACAGAATATTCTGAGTTGATGCAAAAATCATATATCGATTATGCGATGAGTGTTATTATTGCACGTGCCCTGCCGGATGTAAGGGATGGGTTAAAACCGGTGCAAAGAAGAGCGCTCTACGATATGTATGAACTTGGAATCCGTTATGATAAACCATATAGAAAATGTGCCCGTATCGTCGGAGATACCATGGGTAAATATCACCCGCACGGAGACAGCTCCATCTACGATGCATTGGTTGTAATGGCACAGGATTTTAAAAAGGGACTTCCACTTGTGGATGGTCACGGTAACTTTGGCTCTATCGAGGGGGATGGAGCGGCTGCAATGCGATATACGGAAGCAAGGCTTCAGAAGATTACGCAGGAAGCATATCTTGCAGACTTAGATAAAAATGTGGTCGATTTCGTGCCAAACTTTGATGAGACCGAAAAAGAGCCATCTGTACTTCCGGTAAAGGTACCAAACCTTTTATTAAACGGAGCAGAAGGTATTGCAGTTGGTATGGCGACCAGTATTCCACCACATAACTTTGCAGAAGTGATAGATGGTGTCATTGCATATATGAAGAATCCGGACATCAATACCGAGCAGATGATGGAATATATCAAAGGACCGGATTTTCCAACCGGAGGAATTGTGGCAAACAAAGATGATTTGTTAGCCATCTACTCGACCGGTGCCGGAAAAATCAAAATCCGTGGTAAAGTAGAGGTAGAGCAGGTCAAAGGTGGAAAAGAAAGACTTGTCATCACGGAAATTCCTTACACCATGATTGGTGCGAATATCGGAAAATTTTTGAATGATGTATACAGTCTTGTAGAGACAAAAAAGACCAATGATATTGTCGATATCACAAACCAGTCTTCCAAAGAAGGAATCCGTATTGTATTAGAGCTTCGAAAAGGCGCTGATGTCAACAATTTAAAGAACCTTCTTTTTAAGAAAACCAAATTAGAAGATACGTTTGGTGTGAATATGTTAGCGGTTGCGGATGGAAAACCAGAGACGATGGGACTTGTCCCGATTATCAGACACCATGTGGATTTCCAGTATGAGATTGCAACAAGAAAATACAATACACTTCTTGCAAAAGAACTCGAAAAGAAAGAAGTGCAGGAAGGTCTGATTAAGGCATGTGATGTCATTGACCTGATTATTGAGATTTTGCGTGGAAGTAAGAATGTAAAAGAGGCAAAGGCATGTCTGGTGGAAGGTGAGACAGGAAACATCAAGTTTAAATCCGAACAGTCTAAAAAGGATGCCGCAAATCTTCATTTTACAGAAAAACAGGCTTCTGCAATCTTAGAGATGCGTCTTTATAAATTAATCGGATTAGAGATTGAGGCATTGTTAAAAGATCATGAGCAGACCTTGGCAAACATCGCAAACTATGAGGATATTTTAAATAACCGTGCGACGATGGCAAAAGTAATCATCAAAGAGCTGACAGCATTTAAGAAGGAATATGCAAGGGAAAGAAAGACTGAGATTGCAAACTTAGAAGCTGCGGTTGTCGAGGAGAAAAAGATTGAGGAAACCGATGTTGTATTCTTGATGGATCGTTTTGGATATGCCAAAACGATTGACGTGTCTGCATACGAGAGAAACAAAGAGGCGGCAGACAACGAGAATAAGTACATTTTAACCTGTAAGAACACCGACAAGATTTGTCTGTTTACCAATCAGGGACAGCTTCATCTTGTCAAGGTACTCGATTTGCCTTATGGAAAATTCCGTGACAAAGGAACACCGATTGATAATGTAAGTAACTACAGCAGTAGTCAGGAAGACCTCGTCTACGTCACTTCATTAGGACAGATACGTGGACGCATGGTTTTATTTGCAACAAAGACAGCGATGCTTAAGGTTGTAGATGGTGGCGAGTTTGACGTGGCAAAACGTACAACCGCTGCAACTAAGTTAAACGAGGGAGACGAAGTCCTTTTTGTACATGAGATTACAGGTGAAGAGAATATGGTCATGCAGTCTGAAAAGGACATGTTCCTCCGCATCGAGACAGGTACAATTCCAGAGAAGAAAAAAGGTGCTGTCGGTGTGCGTGGCATGAAATTATCGATGGGTGACAGCTTAACGAACGTTTACCTGCTAGACACAGAGGAACCGATAACTGTTGAAGTCAAAGGCAAAGAAGTCGTGTTAAACCGCCTTCATGTACAGAGCCGTGACACCAAAGGTGTAAAAAAGTAA
- a CDS encoding HAD hydrolase-like protein has translation MRAVLFDLDGTLINSEEGITKSVSYALAYYGIKVENLADLRCFIGPPLEVMFHEKYQFDEEKCKEAAAKYREHYHVKGILECSLYDGVKEALEKLKADGYRIALASSKPEELCRRILNMFEITEYFDEIVGATYDGRISSKDEVLEELERRMTDIPKSEMCLVGDTKYDVCGAKKFGIDCVAVSYGFGDRREFEELGAVCVCDNLKEVVDYIEAN, from the coding sequence ATGAGAGCAGTATTATTTGATTTGGATGGAACACTGATTAATTCCGAGGAAGGAATCACAAAGAGTGTTTCGTATGCACTTGCATATTATGGAATAAAAGTAGAGAATCTTGCAGATTTAAGATGCTTTATCGGACCGCCATTAGAGGTGATGTTTCACGAAAAATATCAGTTTGATGAAGAAAAATGCAAAGAGGCAGCCGCAAAATACCGGGAGCATTATCACGTAAAAGGGATTTTAGAGTGTTCACTTTACGATGGTGTGAAAGAGGCATTAGAGAAATTAAAAGCGGATGGATACCGGATTGCCCTGGCATCTTCAAAACCAGAGGAACTTTGCAGAAGAATTTTAAATATGTTTGAGATTACCGAGTATTTTGATGAGATTGTAGGTGCGACTTACGATGGGCGAATCAGCAGCAAGGACGAGGTATTAGAAGAGTTAGAAAGGCGTATGACCGATATCCCTAAAAGTGAGATGTGCCTGGTGGGAGATACCAAATATGATGTCTGCGGTGCAAAGAAGTTTGGAATTGACTGTGTAGCAGTAAGTTACGGATTTGGCGACAGAAGGGAATTTGAAGAGCTTGGCGCGGTCTGTGTCTGCGATAATTTGAAAGAAGTGGTGGATTACATTGAAGCAAATTAA
- the folE gene encoding GTP cyclohydrolase I FolE, whose product MVDKEKVRQGVELILEGIGEDAAREGLLETPDRIARMYEEIFAGMDQDAAEPLSKTFHAKNNEMILEKDITFYSTCEHHFMPFYGKAHVAYVPDGKVVGLSKLARTVEIYAKRPQLQEQLTAQIADALMEHLQPKGAMVMIEAEHMCMTMRGIKKPGSKTVTYTTRGVFQEDEKLQNQFFTLVK is encoded by the coding sequence ATGGTTGATAAAGAAAAAGTAAGACAGGGAGTGGAACTCATTCTCGAAGGAATTGGTGAGGATGCAGCAAGAGAGGGACTTCTTGAGACACCAGACAGAATTGCAAGAATGTATGAAGAAATATTTGCAGGAATGGATCAGGATGCAGCAGAGCCACTTTCTAAGACATTCCATGCGAAGAATAATGAGATGATTTTAGAAAAGGACATCACATTTTATTCTACTTGTGAGCATCATTTCATGCCATTCTATGGAAAAGCACACGTAGCGTATGTGCCGGATGGAAAAGTTGTAGGCTTAAGCAAGCTTGCAAGAACCGTAGAAATCTACGCAAAACGTCCACAGTTACAGGAACAGCTTACCGCGCAGATTGCGGATGCCCTGATGGAACATTTGCAGCCCAAAGGAGCAATGGTAATGATTGAAGCAGAGCATATGTGCATGACCATGCGTGGCATCAAAAAGCCGGGAAGCAAGACGGTGACCTACACAACAAGAGGTGTTTTTCAAGAAGATGAGAAACTTCAGAATCAGTTTTTTACACTTGTAAAATAA
- a CDS encoding DNA gyrase/topoisomerase IV subunit B, giving the protein MANKATYDEHSISVLEGLEAVRKRPGMYIGSVSRKGLNHLIYEIVDNAVDEHLAGACDTIHVTLEADGSCTVEDNGRGVPVGMHAKGVSAARVVYTTLHAGGKFDDSAYKTSGGLHGVGSSVVNALSTFMDVEISRDGYVHHDRYERGVPTVELENGLLPKIAKTKKTGTKVNFLPDPEIFEKTRFKEDEVKSRMHETAYLNPKLTIIYEDKRGEEVEHIVYHEEDGIKGFVKDLNKNAEVLHDVIYFKGESEGITVEAAFQYTNEFHENILGFCNNIFNAEGGTHITGFKTVFTTVINSYARELGILKEKDANFTGADVRNGMTAVVSIKHPDPRFEGQTKTKLDNQDASRVTAKVTGDEIQLFFDKNLETLKTVISCAEKAAKIRKTEEKAKTNLLTKQKFSFDSNGKLANCESRDASICEIFIVEGDSAGGSAKTARDRNFQAILPIRGKILNVEKASIDKVLANAEIKTMINAFGCGFSEGYGNDFDITKLRYDKIIIMADADVDGAHISTLLLTLFYRFMPELIYEGHVYVAMPPLYKAIPSKGEEEYLYDDAALERYRKTHKGNFTLQRYKGLGEMDAQQLWETTLDPKTRILKRVEIEDGRMASDVTEMLMGTDVPPRKAFIYENAKMAELDV; this is encoded by the coding sequence ATGGCAAACAAGGCAACTTATGATGAACATAGCATCTCGGTATTAGAGGGATTAGAAGCGGTTCGAAAAAGACCTGGAATGTATATCGGAAGTGTGTCAAGAAAAGGATTGAATCATCTGATTTATGAGATTGTGGATAATGCAGTTGATGAGCACCTTGCAGGTGCATGTGACACCATCCATGTAACACTTGAGGCAGATGGCTCCTGTACAGTAGAAGATAACGGACGAGGTGTGCCGGTTGGAATGCATGCAAAGGGAGTGTCCGCAGCGCGTGTTGTCTATACCACATTACATGCGGGAGGTAAATTTGATGATTCTGCTTACAAGACAAGTGGTGGTCTTCACGGAGTAGGTTCCTCGGTTGTAAACGCACTTTCGACCTTTATGGACGTGGAAATCAGCAGAGACGGATATGTGCATCATGACCGTTACGAGCGTGGTGTGCCAACAGTAGAATTGGAAAACGGACTTCTTCCAAAGATTGCAAAGACGAAAAAGACCGGAACAAAGGTAAATTTCCTGCCGGACCCGGAAATTTTTGAAAAAACAAGATTTAAGGAAGATGAAGTCAAAAGCCGTATGCATGAGACTGCATACTTAAACCCGAAGTTAACAATTATCTACGAGGATAAAAGAGGCGAAGAGGTAGAGCATATTGTCTATCATGAAGAGGATGGAATCAAGGGCTTTGTAAAAGATTTGAATAAAAATGCGGAAGTACTTCACGATGTCATTTATTTCAAAGGTGAGAGTGAAGGCATCACGGTAGAGGCAGCGTTCCAGTACACCAATGAATTCCATGAGAATATTTTAGGTTTCTGTAACAATATCTTTAATGCAGAGGGTGGAACCCACATTACCGGATTTAAGACAGTCTTTACAACGGTAATCAACTCTTATGCAAGAGAACTTGGTATTTTAAAAGAAAAAGATGCAAACTTCACCGGAGCGGATGTCAGAAACGGTATGACAGCAGTGGTATCCATCAAACATCCGGACCCACGTTTTGAGGGACAGACCAAGACAAAGTTAGACAACCAGGATGCGTCCAGAGTAACCGCAAAAGTAACAGGTGATGAGATTCAGCTTTTCTTTGATAAGAACTTAGAAACTTTAAAAACAGTGATTTCCTGTGCCGAAAAGGCAGCGAAGATTCGTAAGACAGAGGAGAAGGCAAAGACCAATCTTTTGACCAAACAAAAGTTTTCTTTTGACTCAAACGGAAAGCTTGCAAACTGCGAGAGCAGAGATGCCTCCATTTGTGAAATTTTTATCGTAGAGGGAGATTCTGCGGGCGGTTCCGCAAAGACAGCGCGTGACCGTAATTTCCAGGCAATTTTGCCAATCCGAGGTAAAATCTTAAACGTAGAGAAAGCAAGTATTGATAAGGTGCTTGCAAATGCAGAAATCAAGACAATGATTAATGCATTTGGCTGTGGATTCTCGGAAGGATATGGAAACGATTTCGATATCACAAAGCTTCGTTATGATAAAATTATTATCATGGCGGATGCCGATGTCGACGGAGCTCATATCTCCACACTTTTATTGACATTATTCTATCGTTTTATGCCGGAACTTATTTATGAAGGACATGTGTATGTGGCAATGCCGCCACTTTATAAGGCGATTCCAAGCAAGGGCGAGGAAGAATATTTGTACGATGATGCAGCCTTAGAGCGTTATCGTAAAACACACAAAGGTAACTTCACATTACAGCGATACAAAGGTCTTGGTGAGATGGACGCCCAGCAGTTATGGGAGACAACACTAGATCCAAAGACACGTATTTTAAAACGCGTTGAAATTGAGGATGGACGTATGGCATCCGATGTGACAGAAATGTTGATGGGAACTGACGTTCCTCCGCGTAAGGCATTTATTTATGAAAATGCAAAGATGGCAGAACTGGACGTTTAA
- a CDS encoding bifunctional folylpolyglutamate synthase/dihydrofolate synthase has translation MRTYEEARAYSKTISKTGSILGLTSIRNLMRELGDVQEKLHILHIAGTNGKGSTGAFLAAILKEAGFSVGRYTSPAVFTPLEVWSINGTNISEEEYCKILSQVKDACDILVSKGMPHPTIFEVETAVAFLYFYQKKCDYVLLETGMGGKEDATNLIQKPVCSILTSISMDHMKFLGNTLPKIAAQKAGIIKKGCPAFSSMQKEEALAVILKEAEKMDAKLTVANPEGYHILQKEEDSTTFVEPDLGELTIPMAGEYQIFNVSLAIETAKWLLQKEQVKNAKEIIKNGLKKACWPGRFELLLKEPDVVVDGAHNEDAALQLKKTVENCFTNRRITYIIGVLADKEHEKMLKIMLPLAAKVYTVTPHNDRALSGELLAKEARKFHSDVTEAESVEEAVVQALNQSKKEDVILAFGSLSYLAEVKEAVKKATDRKA, from the coding sequence TTGAGAACATACGAAGAAGCCAGAGCTTATAGCAAAACAATCAGCAAGACCGGAAGTATTCTTGGACTTACCAGTATCAGAAATTTAATGCGAGAACTGGGGGATGTTCAGGAAAAGCTGCACATTCTTCATATTGCAGGAACAAATGGGAAAGGTTCTACGGGAGCCTTTCTTGCTGCAATTTTAAAAGAAGCAGGTTTTTCGGTAGGAAGATATACCTCACCGGCTGTTTTTACACCATTAGAAGTATGGAGCATCAATGGAACAAACATTTCAGAGGAAGAATATTGTAAGATATTGTCACAGGTAAAAGATGCCTGTGACATTCTGGTATCAAAGGGAATGCCGCATCCTACCATTTTTGAGGTTGAGACTGCTGTTGCATTTCTTTATTTTTATCAGAAAAAGTGTGATTATGTCCTGTTAGAAACCGGAATGGGCGGAAAAGAGGATGCGACAAATCTGATTCAAAAGCCGGTATGCTCCATTTTAACTTCCATCAGCATGGATCACATGAAATTCCTTGGAAATACGTTGCCAAAGATTGCGGCGCAAAAAGCAGGAATCATCAAAAAGGGCTGCCCGGCTTTTTCCTCCATGCAAAAAGAAGAAGCGCTTGCGGTAATTTTAAAGGAAGCAGAAAAAATGGATGCAAAGCTTACTGTGGCAAATCCAGAAGGTTATCATATTTTACAAAAAGAGGAAGATTCAACTACATTTGTAGAGCCTGACCTGGGGGAACTTACCATTCCAATGGCAGGGGAGTATCAGATTTTTAACGTTTCGCTTGCGATTGAGACTGCGAAATGGCTGTTGCAGAAAGAGCAGGTAAAAAATGCCAAAGAAATCATAAAAAACGGGCTAAAGAAGGCATGCTGGCCGGGGCGTTTTGAACTTCTTTTAAAAGAGCCGGACGTCGTCGTGGACGGTGCCCACAATGAGGATGCGGCACTTCAACTGAAAAAAACCGTCGAAAATTGTTTTACAAATAGGCGGATAACTTATATAATAGGGGTGCTTGCTGACAAGGAGCATGAGAAGATGTTAAAAATCATGCTGCCGCTTGCAGCAAAGGTCTATACCGTCACTCCACACAATGACCGGGCGTTGTCCGGGGAACTGCTTGCAAAAGAAGCAAGAAAGTTTCACTCCGATGTGACGGAGGCAGAAAGTGTGGAAGAAGCAGTGGTACAGGCATTAAACCAAAGCAAAAAAGAGGATGTGATTCTTGCGTTTGGATCGCTCTCTTATCTGGCAGAGGTGAAAGAAGCAGTGAAAAAAGCTACGGACAGGAAGGCGTGA
- the folP gene encoding dihydropteroate synthase — translation MRIGTKDFDVANHTYVMGILNVTPDSFSDGGKFNQIDLALKHTKEMLDDGMAIVDIGGESTRPGYTKISDEEEIERIVPVIEAVKREFDVPISVDTYKGGVAKAAIEAGADLINDIWGLKYDDKMADVIAKGNVACCLMHNRENQDYTNFRQDLLRDLEETIEIAKKAGIADDKIILDPGVGFAKSYENNLEAIHYVEDLHLLSYPILLGTSRKSVIGLTLDLPADERVEGTVVTTVLAVEKGCAFVRVHDVKENYRAIKMTEAILGK, via the coding sequence ATGAGAATTGGAACAAAGGATTTTGATGTAGCAAATCACACGTATGTAATGGGAATTTTGAATGTGACACCGGATTCTTTTTCAGATGGTGGAAAGTTCAATCAGATTGATCTAGCCTTAAAACATACGAAGGAAATGTTAGACGATGGAATGGCGATTGTAGATATCGGTGGTGAGTCGACAAGACCAGGATACACCAAGATTTCGGACGAAGAGGAAATTGAGCGTATTGTTCCGGTAATCGAGGCGGTAAAACGTGAGTTCGATGTTCCAATTTCAGTGGATACTTATAAAGGCGGCGTTGCCAAAGCAGCCATCGAGGCGGGTGCGGACTTAATCAACGACATCTGGGGATTAAAGTACGACGATAAGATGGCGGATGTCATTGCAAAAGGAAACGTTGCATGCTGCCTGATGCATAACAGAGAAAATCAGGATTATACCAACTTCAGACAGGATTTGTTAAGAGATTTAGAAGAAACAATTGAAATTGCAAAAAAGGCAGGTATTGCGGACGATAAGATTATCTTAGATCCAGGTGTTGGATTTGCAAAAAGTTATGAAAATAATTTAGAAGCAATTCATTATGTAGAGGATTTGCATCTGTTATCTTATCCGATTTTACTTGGCACTTCTCGCAAGTCTGTGATTGGATTAACATTGGATCTTCCGGCAGACGAACGTGTGGAGGGTACAGTTGTAACGACAGTTCTTGCCGTAGAAAAAGGCTGCGCATTCGTGCGTGTGCATGATGTGAAAGAAAACTATCGTGCCATCAAGATGACGGAAGCAATTCTTGGAAAATAG